One Pyrus communis chromosome 13, drPyrComm1.1, whole genome shotgun sequence genomic window carries:
- the LOC137713338 gene encoding uncharacterized protein, producing MSKLFIKQSKQYAETRPCYPEKLFDYIASRTPCHDLAWDVGTGSGQAARSLAGIFKNVIATDTSQKQLELAPKLPNIRYEHTPPVMSIAEVEQKLTPKSSVDLVIVAQALHWFDLPNFYQQVKHVLKKPNGVLAAWCYTVPRVNSIVDTVFDRFYTVDSDPYWDPARKLVNDKYKTIDFPFVPVDGEENTGPFEFVTEQLMDLDGFFTYIRSWSAYQTAKEKGVELLSDHVIEAFKQAWNEGGDHGPKDVKFPVNLRIGKV from the exons ATGTCGAAGCTGTTCATAAAACAATCAAAGCAATATGCCGAGACTCGGCCATGCTACCCAGAAAAGCTGTTTGATTACATTGCCTCCAGGACCCCTTGTCACGACCTCGCATGGGACGTCGGCACCGGCAGTGGCCAGGCTGcccgatcc CTAGCCGGGATCTTCAAGAATGTGATAGCCACAGATACAAGCCAAAAACAACTCGAGTTGGCACCCAAGCTGCCCAATATTCGCTACGAGCACACCCCTCCTGTCATGTCAATAGCCGAGGTAGAACAGAAGTTGACACCAAAATCAAGTGTTGATCTGGTGATCGTTGCTCAGGCCCTCCATTGGTTTGACCTCCCCAATTTCTACCAACAAGTGAAACATGTACTGAAGAAACCTAATGGTGTCCTTGCAGCATGGTGCTATACAGTGCCTAGGGTTAACAGCATTGTAGACACCGTCTTTGATCGTTTTTACACCGTTGATTCTGATCCTTACTGGGATCCAGCACGTAAATTGGTGAACGACAAGTATAAGACTATCGATTTTCCATTTGTGCCGGTGGACGGAGAAGAGAACACAGGACCGTTTGAATTCGTGACAGAGCAGTTGATGGATTTGGATGGCTTTTTTACTTACATAAGGTCATGGTCTGCATATCAGACGGCAAAAGAAAAGGGTGTTGAGCTCTTGAGTGATCATGTGATTGAGGCATTTAAGCAAGCTTGGAATGAAGGAGGAGACCATGGTCCGAAGGATGTCAAATTTCCAGTCAATTTAAGAATTGGGAAAGTGTAG